In Gammaproteobacteria bacterium, the following are encoded in one genomic region:
- a CDS encoding methyltransferase, protein MEKKQYIDSLRKDIVFNAELGGFPFTFHSTWGIFSPREIDEGTELLLERINIAKEANCFDLGCGYGPIGLTMARMAPAGQTIMVDKDFMAVEYANKNAEFNGINNAKALLSNGFQHIPQQSYDVIASNIPAKVGKEMLQIIMYDTFHRLSPGGKFYVVTINGLRDFMKRHFKETFGNYDKVKQGKNYTVALAEKSESR, encoded by the coding sequence ATGGAAAAAAAACAATATATCGATAGCTTGCGTAAGGATATTGTTTTCAATGCGGAATTGGGCGGTTTTCCGTTTACCTTCCACTCAACCTGGGGAATTTTTTCACCCCGAGAAATAGACGAAGGTACTGAATTATTGCTTGAACGCATAAACATCGCAAAAGAAGCCAATTGTTTTGACCTCGGTTGCGGATACGGCCCTATCGGCCTAACGATGGCACGCATGGCACCGGCAGGCCAGACCATTATGGTCGACAAGGATTTTATGGCGGTGGAATATGCAAACAAGAATGCAGAATTCAACGGCATCAACAATGCGAAAGCTTTGCTGAGTAACGGGTTTCAACACATTCCCCAACAAAGCTACGATGTCATAGCGTCAAACATTCCGGCTAAAGTAGGCAAGGAAATGTTGCAGATTATTATGTATGACACATTCCATCGTTTGTCACCTGGTGGAAAATTTTATGTCGTAACGATTAATGGTCTAAGAGACTTTATGAAACGACATTTCAAAGAGACATTTGGTAACTACGACAAAGTCAAACAGGGCAAGAATTACACTGTAGCGCTGGCAGAAAAGTCAGAATCGAGGTAG
- a CDS encoding VWA domain-containing protein — protein MSVDIENYREVLTKAAPELKNTLDGIVHEAARNMSPAGLEQYLNGAKGLANLGRGSDIVVSFLEDMPKVVKECGDDIINDVLAAALKLSSLTSGQVIALLLASLPTAASRLGDAELLKSYIALVHQISAKAPRGLRPMLEHMDELLSKLTLSGLRRWANFGAEAYRRDYVNQASYFALQTADSLKVLQKERRGTLFIDIQRKINFYLRALWGRDFFLRPTAADHDGFKPFIESRILHLPDALDDIADIKGLELYRATAAHLASHMVYTKSRISAEQLSPAQMFFIGLIEDSRVEYLAIKEFPGLKKLWKSLLDIEFEQAPQHPTIATLEYIARMLLDDSVTSNDADIQAFVERFHANIENNAEDSSFSWHMGMELYNIFAARRDVPSLRILESIRIPYRDDNRYVWEFEEFAWDKPADYLAAAMQQIRRKVSVVEMANEVDCELAGDDAQEIWICETEMYPYEDDLENTQSFNQMWGKEPISEPFHYQEWDYQVQLHRPDWATIYERRPQKGDPEDIDRILLDYKPVTHRIKQIIDLLQPEGVQRVRNMEDGDEIDINAAIDAMIDIRQGRQPNTRITMRNVIKNRDLAVVVLLDLSESTNETVEGSDKTILELTREAASLVATAINGVGDPFAIHGFSSDGRHNVQYFRFKDFNQKFNEEPKSRLAGMKGGLSTRMGAAMRHAGQHLLRQQERKKLLLVVTDGEPADIDERDPQYLRHDTKKAVEELYGKGIMSYCLTLDPDADAYVKRIFGANNYTIIDHVQRLPEKLPVLFASLTT, from the coding sequence ATGAGCGTCGATATCGAAAACTATCGTGAAGTGCTGACCAAAGCAGCACCGGAATTGAAAAACACCTTGGACGGCATCGTACATGAAGCCGCACGCAACATGTCTCCCGCCGGACTCGAACAATACCTTAACGGCGCCAAGGGTCTAGCAAATCTTGGGCGCGGTAGCGACATCGTTGTCTCCTTTCTCGAAGACATGCCCAAGGTTGTCAAAGAATGCGGTGACGATATCATCAATGATGTTCTGGCCGCTGCATTAAAACTGTCCTCCTTGACCTCTGGTCAGGTAATCGCGCTACTCCTGGCGAGTTTGCCAACTGCCGCGAGTCGACTGGGCGATGCCGAATTATTGAAATCTTATATCGCACTTGTACACCAGATATCGGCAAAAGCGCCGCGCGGGCTACGTCCAATGTTGGAACACATGGATGAATTGTTATCCAAGCTAACATTGAGTGGTCTACGTCGATGGGCGAATTTCGGTGCCGAAGCCTATCGCCGTGACTATGTTAATCAAGCGTCATACTTTGCTCTACAAACCGCAGACAGCCTAAAAGTGCTGCAGAAGGAACGACGTGGAACCTTGTTTATTGACATCCAACGCAAGATAAATTTCTATTTACGCGCCCTATGGGGGCGTGACTTTTTTTTACGCCCAACAGCGGCTGACCATGACGGCTTCAAACCTTTTATTGAATCACGTATTCTGCATTTACCCGATGCCTTAGATGACATTGCTGACATTAAGGGCCTTGAGCTTTATCGCGCTACAGCCGCTCACCTCGCGTCACATATGGTATACACCAAATCGCGAATTTCAGCGGAACAATTATCCCCTGCACAAATGTTTTTCATCGGCTTAATTGAAGACTCACGAGTTGAGTATCTTGCAATTAAAGAATTCCCGGGACTCAAGAAACTGTGGAAGTCTCTGCTCGATATCGAATTCGAACAGGCGCCGCAGCATCCAACCATTGCTACATTGGAATACATTGCGCGCATGTTATTGGATGACAGTGTGACTTCCAATGATGCAGACATCCAGGCGTTTGTAGAAAGATTTCATGCCAATATAGAAAACAATGCCGAAGATAGTTCTTTCTCATGGCATATGGGTATGGAGTTGTATAATATTTTCGCCGCGCGTCGTGATGTTCCAAGCCTACGAATCCTGGAGTCGATACGTATCCCTTATCGCGACGACAATCGTTATGTTTGGGAATTCGAAGAATTCGCCTGGGACAAACCAGCCGATTATCTTGCTGCAGCTATGCAACAGATTCGACGCAAAGTCAGTGTTGTAGAGATGGCAAATGAAGTAGATTGCGAATTGGCCGGCGACGATGCACAGGAAATCTGGATATGTGAAACAGAAATGTATCCCTATGAGGATGATCTGGAGAATACCCAAAGCTTTAACCAGATGTGGGGTAAGGAACCGATCTCTGAGCCTTTTCACTATCAGGAATGGGATTACCAGGTGCAATTGCATCGTCCTGATTGGGCGACTATCTATGAACGCCGTCCTCAAAAAGGCGACCCAGAAGATATCGATCGTATATTGCTCGATTACAAACCGGTTACACACCGTATCAAACAGATCATAGACCTTTTACAGCCGGAAGGCGTGCAACGTGTGCGCAATATGGAAGATGGTGATGAAATCGATATCAATGCCGCGATTGATGCAATGATCGATATCCGCCAAGGTAGACAGCCAAACACGCGGATTACCATGCGTAACGTGATCAAGAATCGCGATCTGGCGGTTGTGGTATTACTCGACTTGTCTGAGTCTACTAATGAAACCGTAGAAGGATCAGATAAAACTATTCTTGAACTAACACGTGAAGCTGCATCGTTGGTAGCGACTGCAATCAACGGCGTGGGTGATCCTTTTGCAATCCACGGTTTCTCCTCCGATGGACGACACAATGTCCAATATTTCCGGTTCAAGGATTTCAATCAAAAGTTTAATGAAGAACCCAAGTCGCGACTTGCCGGAATGAAGGGTGGATTGTCTACTCGAATGGGTGCGGCAATGCGTCACGCCGGACAACATTTGCTTCGACAGCAAGAGCGTAAGAAACTGCTTCTTGTCGTTACCGATGGCGAGCCTGCGGATATTGACGAACGCGATCCACAGTATTTACGCCACGACACAAAAAAGGCAGTCGAAGAGTTATATGGCAAAGGGATTATGTCTTACTGTCTTACACTAGACCCCGATGCTGATGCCTACGTGAAGCGGATTTTCGGTGCTAACAATTACACCATTATTGACCACGTACAGCGTTTGCCTGAAAAACTGCCAGTGCTATTCGCATCGCTTACTACTTGA